The following are from one region of the Spirochaetota bacterium genome:
- the mraY gene encoding phospho-N-acetylmuramoyl-pentapeptide-transferase has protein sequence MFYHLILPLQEYLSFLRLFQYITFRSAYAALTALMLVLLLGNLVIWWLRRMKLGEEIRELGPESHRSKAGTPTMGGLLILGSVLVSILLWGNFKNHYLIVLAIATLLLGALGFIDDYTKSILKNKNGLPARMKLFFQFAIALAVAFVIYFYPSSGEHTTKLFIPFFNEAVLDLSYFWILFAVLVVVGSSNAVNLTDGLDGLAIGSVISVAVSLGIMTYLSGNVKIAAYLRIPYIPHGAELTVFLSALVGASLGFLWFNSNPASVFMGDTGALALGGIVGMVAIMIKKEVFLFIVGGVFVVEALSVILQVASYRLRKKRIFKMAPIHHHFELSGWPEQKVVVRTWILGIILAILGLSSLKIL, from the coding sequence ATGTTTTATCATTTGATACTCCCGCTGCAAGAGTACCTCTCGTTCCTGAGGCTGTTTCAGTACATAACATTCCGCTCGGCCTATGCCGCGCTCACGGCGCTCATGCTGGTGCTCTTGCTCGGAAACCTGGTCATTTGGTGGCTGAGGAGGATGAAACTCGGTGAGGAGATACGCGAGCTCGGGCCGGAGAGCCACCGGTCCAAGGCAGGAACGCCGACCATGGGGGGACTGCTCATTCTCGGTTCGGTGCTGGTTTCCATCCTGCTGTGGGGAAATTTCAAAAATCACTACCTCATCGTGCTCGCCATCGCCACACTCCTTCTCGGCGCGCTCGGTTTCATCGATGATTACACGAAATCCATTTTAAAGAACAAGAACGGCCTGCCGGCGCGCATGAAGCTGTTTTTCCAGTTCGCCATCGCCCTCGCGGTGGCGTTTGTCATCTATTTCTATCCGTCAAGCGGCGAACACACCACGAAGCTCTTCATCCCCTTCTTCAATGAAGCGGTGCTCGACCTGTCGTATTTCTGGATACTGTTCGCGGTCCTCGTAGTTGTGGGAAGCTCCAACGCCGTAAACCTCACCGACGGTCTCGACGGCCTGGCGATCGGTTCGGTGATAAGCGTGGCGGTGAGCCTCGGCATCATGACCTATCTCTCGGGGAACGTGAAGATCGCCGCTTACCTTCGCATCCCGTACATTCCACACGGCGCGGAGCTCACGGTGTTCCTCTCCGCGCTCGTCGGCGCGTCGCTCGGTTTTCTCTGGTTTAACAGCAACCCGGCGTCGGTTTTCATGGGCGACACCGGCGCGCTCGCACTTGGCGGCATCGTGGGTATGGTCGCCATCATGATCAAGAAAGAGGTGTTCCTGTTCATCGTCGGCGGCGTGTTCGTCGTCGAGGCGCTGTCGGTCATTCTGCAGGTGGCCTCGTACCGCCTGCGGAAAAAACGGATATTCAAGATGGCGCCGATCCACCATCACTTCGAGCTTTCAGGATGGCCCGAACAGAAGGTGGTGGTCCGCACCTGGATTCTCGGAATAATACTGGCGATACTCGGGTTGAGTTCGCTCAAGATACTGTAG
- a CDS encoding tyrosine-type recombinase/integrase has protein sequence MASGKPYSVFKRGRFYYAQFRLPNGKFSTARTTKLTRKGDAERWCIEQLSAGPIITRRFLILEEYTRGFFAWDGAWATDKRVRGLRVSPRHCREREDLMRRFILPQLGDRRFLDIDRGVIKAFRNGLHDRGYAGGTINHVLSCLKTILATAEDEGLIRQAPRIDRAANRPKHKGILEIEEVQKVFSIEWSDRRAYAGNLLAATTGLRLGELMGLVLADVRLDEGFLHVRRSWDTRLKLMNETTKTGRARNIFVPEAVKEELARIRDLNPYTDAGPEAFLFFGHRADRPMDGNAFIRALYEAIARIGIDDVERRRRNITFHSWRHWLNSLLINAKIPLQKIQSITGHLTPEMSQHYYQLDDMADVLLIQQSIFTRGTGRK, from the coding sequence ATGGCGTCGGGAAAACCGTACTCCGTTTTCAAGCGCGGCCGCTTCTATTACGCACAGTTTCGCCTTCCGAACGGGAAATTTTCCACCGCCCGCACCACCAAGCTGACCCGCAAGGGCGACGCCGAGCGCTGGTGCATCGAGCAGCTTTCGGCGGGGCCCATCATCACCCGCCGCTTCCTCATCCTGGAAGAGTATACCCGCGGCTTCTTCGCCTGGGATGGCGCGTGGGCGACTGACAAGCGCGTCCGGGGCCTCCGGGTATCCCCGCGACACTGCCGGGAGCGCGAGGACCTCATGCGGCGCTTCATCCTTCCCCAGCTGGGGGACCGCCGCTTTCTGGACATCGACCGGGGAGTAATAAAGGCCTTCAGGAACGGCCTCCACGATCGCGGCTACGCCGGCGGAACGATCAACCACGTTCTCTCATGCCTGAAGACGATCCTCGCGACCGCCGAGGACGAGGGCCTCATCCGCCAGGCGCCGCGGATCGATCGCGCCGCTAACCGGCCGAAGCACAAGGGGATCCTCGAGATCGAGGAGGTCCAGAAGGTGTTCTCGATCGAGTGGAGCGACCGCCGGGCCTACGCGGGGAACCTCCTCGCCGCGACGACGGGCCTTCGCCTGGGCGAGCTCATGGGCCTGGTCCTGGCGGACGTCCGCCTGGATGAAGGCTTTCTCCACGTCCGGCGGTCGTGGGACACCAGGCTAAAATTGATGAACGAGACCACCAAGACCGGCCGGGCCCGGAATATCTTCGTTCCGGAGGCCGTAAAGGAGGAGCTCGCCCGGATTCGCGACCTCAACCCCTACACGGACGCGGGGCCCGAAGCCTTCCTCTTCTTCGGCCACCGCGCGGACCGGCCGATGGACGGGAACGCCTTTATCCGGGCGCTTTATGAGGCCATCGCGCGGATCGGCATCGACGACGTGGAGCGCCGCCGGCGGAACATCACCTTCCATTCGTGGCGGCACTGGCTGAACAGCCTTTTAATCAATGCGAAAATCCCCCTCCAGAAGATTCAGAGCATCACCGGGCACCTTACGCCGGAGATGAGCCAGCATTATTACCAGCTCGACGATATGGCCGACGTACTTCTCATTCAGCAGAGCATCTTTACCCGGGGAACCGGGAGAAAATAA
- the rsmH gene encoding 16S rRNA (cytosine(1402)-N(4))-methyltransferase RsmH — protein MRHNTDDDPSGPFAHTPVMHREVMEYIAGISACDGSVVVDCTLGEGGHSELILSGFPDLSVVAFERDPEILAIADARLSVYGNRFEVINDNFANAGENMAGMEGRVRCFLYDFGISSFHLDKSGRGFSFRSDEPLDMRLDPRLETDAARIVNTRREKELTDILLGYGEERWAKRIARRIVERRGAGPITTTGELAELVLRAIPVRYHVRNIHPATRVFQALRIAVNDELAAIRASLRDAARLLAEGGRIIAISFHSLEDRVVKDSFRRMAAGCKCGEEPRHCRCTGSPLLRILTKKPLVPGDAELTENRRSRSAKMRVCEKIGRAS, from the coding sequence ATGAGACATAATACAGACGACGATCCGAGCGGGCCCTTCGCCCACACCCCGGTGATGCACCGGGAGGTGATGGAATACATCGCCGGCATATCCGCGTGCGATGGGAGCGTGGTGGTGGACTGTACGCTGGGCGAGGGGGGGCATTCCGAGCTCATCCTCAGCGGCTTTCCGGATCTGAGCGTTGTGGCTTTCGAGCGAGATCCGGAGATCCTGGCCATTGCCGACGCAAGGCTTTCGGTGTACGGGAACCGGTTCGAAGTGATAAACGACAATTTCGCGAACGCAGGTGAGAATATGGCGGGCATGGAGGGGCGCGTGCGCTGTTTCCTGTACGATTTCGGAATTTCGTCCTTTCACCTGGACAAAAGCGGCAGGGGATTCAGCTTCCGGAGCGACGAGCCGCTCGACATGCGGCTGGACCCGCGCCTCGAAACGGACGCGGCGCGCATCGTTAATACCCGGCGGGAAAAGGAGTTGACAGATATCCTCCTTGGATATGGAGAGGAGCGTTGGGCGAAGCGGATCGCCAGGCGTATCGTCGAGCGCCGGGGGGCGGGACCGATCACAACCACCGGCGAACTCGCGGAGCTGGTGCTCCGCGCTATCCCGGTGCGGTACCACGTGCGCAACATCCATCCGGCAACCAGAGTATTCCAGGCGCTCCGCATCGCGGTGAACGACGAGCTTGCGGCGATCCGCGCGTCCCTGCGCGACGCCGCCCGTCTCCTCGCGGAAGGGGGCAGGATCATCGCCATCTCCTTTCACTCCCTTGAGGACAGGGTCGTGAAAGACTCGTTCCGGAGGATGGCCGCCGGTTGCAAGTGCGGCGAAGAGCCCCGCCACTGTCGGTGCACCGGCTCGCCGCTGCTGAGAATATTGACGAAGAAGCCGCTCGTGCCGGGCGACGCGGAGCTTACGGAAAACAGGCGCTCGCGCAGCGCGAAGATGCGGGTATGCGAGAAGATCGGGAGGGCGTCATAA
- the murD gene encoding UDP-N-acetylmuramoyl-L-alanine--D-glutamate ligase, which produces MMEIGPHTSVLVVGLGYRSGLAAANFLAAKGCRVLISDVKTREELADTIARLDKRVEVFAGNQDPSLLDRGFDLIVLSPGVPAVIPLVAEARRRGVPVIAEVELAFRFLRGRMVAITGTDGKSTTTSLVGHVLRSLGCRALVGGNIGIPLVSLVEESMDDTVSVIELSSFQLETVERLRPDVAAILNISTDHLDRYASMDEYFRAKLRIAMNQTADDSFVYNMDDPMLNAGVGGVAARRLGFSMTNADADAFLGKDTIFIRDAGAVKGVLDLSRMRLIGVHNVQNAMAALLMVVSLFRKMGKEPDYPLMAEACYSFEGLAHRMERIGELKGRLFVNDSKATTIGAVEMALKSLSGGIVLILGGRTKGDDYSRLRGPVAERVKFLVLIGESSREFAGIFAGVPGETAAGMDDALARAMRASAEGDTILLSPACASYDMFSNFEERGEAFRDSFARLSSGEISWT; this is translated from the coding sequence ATGATGGAAATCGGTCCCCACACATCGGTACTCGTCGTCGGCCTGGGATACAGGTCGGGGCTCGCCGCCGCGAATTTTCTGGCGGCGAAAGGATGCCGCGTGCTGATTTCGGACGTCAAAACCCGGGAGGAACTCGCCGACACGATCGCGCGCCTTGATAAGCGCGTGGAGGTGTTCGCAGGGAACCAGGACCCTTCGCTCCTCGACAGGGGATTTGATCTTATTGTCCTGAGCCCGGGGGTCCCCGCGGTAATCCCGCTCGTCGCCGAGGCGCGCCGCCGGGGCGTTCCGGTCATCGCCGAGGTCGAGCTCGCCTTCCGCTTCCTGCGCGGGCGCATGGTGGCGATCACCGGCACCGACGGCAAGTCGACCACCACGAGCCTGGTGGGGCACGTGCTCCGCTCGCTGGGCTGCAGGGCGCTGGTCGGCGGTAATATCGGCATTCCGCTTGTCTCGCTCGTCGAGGAGAGCATGGACGATACGGTAAGCGTAATCGAGCTTTCGTCATTTCAGCTCGAAACGGTCGAGCGCCTCAGGCCGGACGTCGCCGCCATCCTCAACATCAGCACCGATCACCTGGACCGCTATGCCTCGATGGACGAGTATTTCCGGGCAAAGTTACGCATTGCGATGAACCAGACGGCGGACGACAGCTTCGTTTACAACATGGACGATCCGATGCTCAACGCGGGGGTCGGTGGCGTCGCGGCCCGCCGCCTCGGCTTTTCGATGACAAACGCGGACGCGGACGCCTTTCTCGGAAAAGACACGATATTCATTCGCGACGCCGGGGCCGTAAAGGGCGTCCTTGATCTGTCGCGCATGAGGCTTATCGGCGTGCATAATGTGCAGAATGCCATGGCCGCGCTTCTCATGGTGGTGTCGCTCTTCCGGAAGATGGGGAAAGAGCCCGATTACCCGCTGATGGCCGAGGCATGTTACTCCTTCGAGGGGCTCGCGCACCGCATGGAGCGTATCGGCGAATTAAAGGGGCGTCTGTTCGTCAATGATTCCAAGGCGACCACCATCGGAGCGGTCGAGATGGCGCTTAAAAGCCTTTCGGGCGGGATCGTGCTCATACTGGGCGGCCGGACCAAGGGTGACGATTATTCCAGGCTGCGCGGCCCGGTAGCGGAGAGGGTCAAGTTTCTGGTGCTGATCGGAGAGTCGTCGCGGGAGTTCGCTGGAATTTTCGCGGGCGTTCCCGGCGAGACGGCCGCCGGTATGGACGATGCGCTGGCCAGGGCCATGCGGGCGAGCGCGGAGGGCGACACGATACTGCTCTCTCCGGCGTGCGCGTCGTATGACATGTTCAGTAACTTCGAGGAAAGGGGCGAGGCGTTCCGGGACTCGTTCGCGCGGCTTTCCTCGGGGGAGATATCGTGGACCTGA
- a CDS encoding helix-turn-helix domain-containing protein, which produces MKGKLYGRLGIFGAVPVKILQDDRVKPNGVKAYIALSSFQGTKDFAYPSIPVIAERAGLSDRAVIDALKNLTETGWIVKKRRGRTLTNIYICMVYVDALDDEGDGVMCGKLAHHDVQKNNTPEVQESSTSYIKDHLQDQKAKDQKIAHATLRSLFEKINPQYHHDGKQAKSIQYLIENHSLKSIEATAVKLSRLVATNEKFWRDLPITPAQVLSTWSNIVAKREDAARSAPLIRARDPFLDSLPQEMIDEFVRSQPEVKHIGES; this is translated from the coding sequence ATGAAGGGCAAGTTGTATGGTCGTCTCGGGATATTCGGCGCCGTTCCGGTGAAGATTCTCCAGGATGATAGAGTCAAGCCGAACGGGGTCAAAGCCTATATCGCCCTCTCCTCTTTTCAGGGGACGAAGGATTTCGCGTATCCATCTATTCCGGTGATAGCCGAACGCGCCGGCCTCTCGGATCGCGCGGTGATTGACGCCCTTAAAAATCTCACAGAGACGGGATGGATAGTTAAGAAGCGCCGCGGCCGGACGCTGACCAATATTTACATTTGCATGGTTTATGTTGATGCTCTCGATGATGAAGGAGATGGGGTGATGTGCGGAAAACTTGCACATCATGATGTGCAGAAAAATAACACCCCTGAAGTGCAAGAAAGTAGCACATCATATATAAAAGACCACTTACAAGACCAAAAAGCAAAAGACCAAAAGATTGCGCACGCTACGCTGCGCTCCCTCTTTGAAAAAATAAATCCCCAATACCATCACGACGGCAAACAAGCCAAAAGCATTCAATATCTGATTGAAAACCACAGCCTCAAATCCATTGAAGCCACCGCTGTGAAGCTCTCGCGCCTGGTCGCGACCAACGAAAAATTCTGGCGGGATCTGCCCATTACCCCGGCCCAGGTGCTGTCGACCTGGTCCAACATCGTCGCGAAACGCGAGGACGCCGCGCGGTCCGCACCGCTGATCCGGGCGCGCGATCCATTCCTCGATAGCCTCCCGCAAGAAATGATTGATGAATTTGTACGATCACAACCGGAGGTGAAACACATTGGCGAATCATGA
- a CDS encoding cupin domain-containing protein: MDELVLNIGKKIQYYRKKNEITLKKLADLIHATPSLISQIERGKANPSLSTLKSIADVFEIPIGLLFEYETKNPASPIIKKGTHKKIITEGNVRYSLLTPGAQDMEVIIIEFPPGSSSGERMYEHEGLECGYLLKGELAIDIEDVAYVMQPGDSISFESYKRHRMTNQREVTAIAVWANVVPWIFINKKP, from the coding sequence ATGGACGAACTCGTACTCAATATCGGAAAGAAAATACAGTACTACCGCAAGAAGAACGAGATCACCCTGAAAAAGCTCGCGGACCTGATTCACGCGACGCCGAGCCTGATAAGTCAGATAGAGCGGGGCAAGGCCAATCCCTCGCTTTCCACGCTCAAGTCGATCGCCGATGTTTTCGAGATCCCCATCGGCCTGCTTTTCGAGTACGAAACGAAAAACCCGGCATCCCCGATCATTAAAAAAGGCACCCACAAGAAGATCATCACCGAGGGCAACGTGCGCTACAGCCTGCTTACGCCCGGGGCGCAGGACATGGAGGTCATCATCATCGAGTTTCCTCCCGGAAGCTCCTCCGGCGAGCGAATGTACGAGCACGAAGGCCTGGAATGCGGCTATTTGCTCAAGGGCGAGCTCGCCATCGATATCGAGGACGTCGCCTATGTTATGCAGCCCGGCGACAGCATCAGCTTCGAGAGCTACAAGCGCCATCGTATGACCAACCAGCGCGAAGTGACCGCGATTGCCGTCTGGGCCAACGTGGTCCCCTGGATATTCATCAACAAAAAGCCATGA
- the mraZ gene encoding division/cell wall cluster transcriptional repressor MraZ has protein sequence MGEYHPALDEKGRVAIPVRLRKAFGENAVINKLIITHGFDKCIMAFREEDWSEFVANRLQPLSQADPMNRMRLRFLMGGASECELDKQGRIIVPAYLKEYAEIDNEVTMLGLCNKIEIWGSEVYNRYRPDGEALNAFAKDLGF, from the coding sequence ATGGGGGAATATCATCCGGCGCTTGATGAGAAGGGAAGGGTGGCCATTCCGGTGCGGCTGCGCAAGGCCTTCGGCGAGAACGCCGTCATAAACAAGCTTATCATCACCCATGGCTTCGACAAATGCATCATGGCGTTCCGGGAGGAGGACTGGAGCGAATTCGTGGCGAACAGGCTCCAGCCGCTTTCCCAGGCCGACCCCATGAACAGGATGCGCCTTCGCTTTCTGATGGGCGGCGCAAGCGAGTGCGAGCTTGACAAGCAGGGCAGGATCATCGTTCCCGCGTATCTCAAGGAATATGCCGAGATCGATAACGAAGTTACGATGTTAGGCCTGTGCAACAAGATCGAGATATGGGGCAGCGAGGTCTATAACAGATACAGGCCCGACGGCGAGGCGCTCAACGCCTTCGCGAAAGACCTGGGCTTTTAG
- the ftsW gene encoding putative lipid II flippase FtsW, producing MDLKSVIDTRRRGEPDIVLFIIILLLAGIGIAMSYSASAVVAARTFGDSFHFLKRQTAWFVLGFAALFLMQQFDYRNLIRYTKIMLLVSLVLLVLVLIPGVGHSVKGSARWLGTGSIAFQPSEFVKIFVVIYLAKVFSSEPEGKGNQVVQLLVPVVVVALIFILVMMQPDFGTAIDLLLVSVLVLFVSGFPFFYIAALFVTSIPMFYLLVYQVGYRKDRMLAYLDPWKDPYGIGYHVIQSFTAFSRGGFFGVGLGFGTQKIRRLPEPHTDFVFAVIAEETGLLGTVLVVALFCALFFKGMRIAQGAPDEFGRLLAMGLTLLIVLQAFLNIGVVTGSLPTTGIPLPFISYGGSSLISSLIAMGILLNISRYREVVQEESKLSEEVWR from the coding sequence GTGGACCTGAAATCGGTAATCGACACCCGCAGGCGCGGCGAGCCCGATATCGTACTTTTCATCATCATACTTCTGCTCGCGGGTATCGGTATCGCCATGAGTTACAGCGCGAGCGCCGTCGTCGCGGCCAGGACCTTCGGGGACTCCTTCCATTTCCTCAAGAGGCAGACGGCATGGTTCGTGCTGGGCTTCGCCGCCCTGTTCCTGATGCAGCAGTTCGACTATCGCAATTTAATCAGATATACCAAAATAATGCTGCTCGTATCGCTGGTTCTCCTCGTTCTGGTGCTCATCCCCGGCGTGGGACACAGCGTGAAGGGTTCGGCCCGCTGGCTGGGGACCGGTTCCATCGCCTTCCAACCTTCGGAATTCGTTAAAATATTCGTCGTCATATATCTCGCGAAGGTCTTTTCGTCCGAACCCGAGGGAAAGGGGAACCAGGTGGTTCAACTGCTCGTTCCGGTCGTTGTCGTTGCGCTCATCTTCATCCTCGTCATGATGCAGCCCGATTTCGGGACGGCCATAGACCTTCTGCTCGTTTCAGTGCTCGTGCTCTTTGTTTCCGGATTCCCGTTTTTCTATATCGCGGCGCTGTTCGTGACCAGCATACCGATGTTCTACCTGCTGGTCTACCAGGTCGGGTATCGAAAGGATCGCATGCTGGCCTATCTCGATCCGTGGAAGGATCCCTATGGAATCGGATACCACGTCATTCAGTCGTTCACCGCGTTCAGTCGCGGGGGCTTTTTCGGGGTCGGCCTCGGCTTCGGAACGCAGAAAATCAGGCGGCTTCCCGAGCCGCATACCGATTTCGTCTTCGCGGTCATAGCCGAGGAAACGGGGCTATTGGGGACCGTTCTCGTGGTGGCGCTCTTCTGCGCGCTCTTTTTTAAGGGCATGCGGATAGCGCAGGGCGCTCCCGACGAATTCGGGCGCCTGCTCGCCATGGGGCTCACGCTGCTGATCGTGCTCCAGGCCTTCCTCAATATCGGGGTCGTTACCGGGAGCCTGCCGACGACGGGCATTCCGCTGCCGTTTATCAGCTATGGAGGGTCGTCGCTGATTTCCTCGTTGATCGCGATGGGGATTTTACTGAATATTTCACGATACAGAGAGGTCGTTCAGGAAGAATCGAAGCTCTCTGAAGAGGTCTGGAGATGA
- the murF gene encoding UDP-N-acetylmuramoyl-tripeptide--D-alanyl-D-alanine ligase gives MKVSFQSTMGAIAAACGGSLVAGDPSVMVETITTDSRKLGAKNLFVPISGEKFDGHDYISSLAENGSLAGFLTARESDRATAGRFGTAAILCDDTLAAYGRIATTHRASMKARVIGITGTNGKTTTKELVYAALSAKYTCLRNEKNYNNEVGLPYTLLHLRPEHEVAVVEMGMNHAGEIGRLSRIARPDIALITNIGEGHLEFLETVEGVARAKAEIIEGLARGGRLYLNQDTQCFDILREAARAHGCEVVTFGLYAGALVHPEDYSLGTADCSIMYQGQTYRAPLYGIHNLYNLLLAVALGRELGVEPELIKSGLSSFRNIDKRSQIIDKDFILIDDTYNSNPLSTRYAIMSIVSIYPAHRKVAVLADMKELGSLSAAFHERVGRMVAEYDFDLLCAFGDDARHYVSGALAGGMKSEAVRHFGSREEIADFLKGWLAAGDVVLVKGSRSMKMEEVTDALVR, from the coding sequence GTGAAGGTATCCTTTCAATCGACCATGGGTGCCATCGCGGCGGCATGCGGCGGAAGTCTTGTCGCGGGCGACCCTTCCGTTATGGTGGAAACCATCACCACCGATTCCCGCAAACTCGGCGCGAAGAACCTTTTTGTCCCGATCTCCGGGGAAAAGTTCGACGGCCACGATTACATTTCGTCGCTGGCGGAAAACGGGTCGCTTGCCGGGTTTCTCACCGCACGCGAATCGGACCGCGCCACGGCCGGGCGTTTCGGGACGGCCGCCATCCTCTGCGACGATACGCTCGCGGCCTACGGCCGGATCGCGACGACGCACCGCGCTTCGATGAAGGCCAGGGTTATCGGTATCACCGGCACGAACGGCAAGACCACAACAAAAGAACTGGTATACGCCGCGCTTTCAGCAAAATATACATGCCTGAGGAACGAGAAGAACTATAACAACGAGGTCGGGCTTCCCTACACGCTGCTGCACCTTCGCCCCGAACACGAGGTCGCGGTAGTCGAGATGGGAATGAACCATGCCGGCGAGATCGGGCGGCTTTCGCGCATCGCCAGACCCGATATCGCACTGATCACCAATATCGGAGAGGGCCACCTCGAGTTCCTGGAAACGGTCGAGGGTGTGGCCCGGGCGAAGGCGGAGATTATCGAAGGACTTGCCCGGGGGGGGAGGCTTTACCTGAACCAGGATACGCAGTGCTTCGACATACTCCGCGAGGCCGCGCGCGCACACGGGTGCGAGGTCGTCACCTTCGGGCTTTACGCCGGCGCGCTTGTTCACCCCGAGGATTATTCGCTCGGAACCGCTGATTGTTCGATCATGTACCAGGGCCAGACATACCGGGCGCCGCTTTACGGCATTCACAACCTTTACAACCTGCTGCTTGCCGTCGCCCTGGGCAGGGAGCTTGGAGTGGAGCCGGAGCTGATAAAAAGCGGGCTTTCATCTTTCAGAAATATCGATAAGAGGTCGCAGATCATCGATAAGGATTTCATCCTGATCGACGATACCTATAATTCCAACCCGCTCTCAACGCGATACGCGATCATGTCGATCGTCTCGATCTATCCCGCCCACCGCAAGGTCGCCGTCCTCGCCGACATGAAGGAGCTCGGCTCCCTGTCGGCCGCCTTTCACGAGCGGGTGGGACGCATGGTTGCCGAATACGATTTCGACCTGCTCTGCGCCTTTGGAGACGACGCGCGGCACTATGTCAGCGGGGCGCTCGCCGGTGGCATGAAGAGCGAAGCCGTGCGTCATTTCGGGAGCAGAGAGGAGATAGCCGATTTTCTGAAGGGCTGGCTGGCGGCGGGAGACGTGGTGCTCGTCAAGGGTTCGCGCTCAATGAAAATGGAGGAGGTAACGGACGCGCTCGTCCGTTAG
- a CDS encoding UDP-N-acetylmuramoyl-L-alanyl-D-glutamate--2,6-diaminopimelate ligase translates to MGSKSPRRMMALSGLVDKCAPFVSTASGDAGCVISSIEYNSSKVGKGSLFVAIEGTQSDGHTYVRDALERGASAIVISEGRLDGFGDLAGKATVLVSADTRRALSILSAAFYGFPSSGMMVIGVTGTNGKTSTTYMLESILKTAGREVGVIGTINYRWKGGLVPAPNTTPESRDAQEIVRAMADDKVDALVVEVSSHGLKLGRVDDVEFDAGVFTNLTRDHLDFHLTFEDYFASKLRLFDLLDRSGKPRRAGIVNCDDEYGRTIYNGKGSRSYPLFGFGVSDDADYRADKSSISNSVDGVSYRIDRPRPGAAIDLRLAGGFHVCNSLAAFAAAHAIGIAPEAIAAGLTGLSAVPGRFDRIRSDEGFGVVVDYAHTDDALAKLLQSARELSPRRIITVFGCGGNRDRTKRPLMGETASRLSDVVIVTSDNPRKEEPGAIINDILAGMKGAIFDVEPDRERAIAMAIALAGEGDIVVIAGKGHEDYQIIGEEKRHFDDREIAMKYIAAGAKR, encoded by the coding sequence ATGGGAAGTAAGTCTCCACGGCGGATGATGGCGCTCTCCGGGCTTGTCGATAAATGCGCGCCGTTCGTATCGACGGCCTCCGGTGATGCCGGGTGCGTGATATCTTCAATAGAGTACAATTCCTCGAAGGTCGGCAAGGGCTCGCTCTTCGTCGCCATCGAGGGGACGCAGAGCGACGGCCATACGTACGTCCGCGACGCCCTCGAGCGCGGCGCCTCGGCGATTGTCATTTCCGAAGGCAGGCTGGACGGGTTCGGCGATCTCGCCGGGAAAGCGACCGTGCTTGTGTCGGCCGATACGCGCAGGGCCCTTTCGATTCTTTCGGCCGCGTTTTACGGCTTTCCCTCGTCCGGGATGATGGTGATCGGCGTTACCGGCACCAACGGCAAGACCTCCACCACCTACATGCTCGAATCTATTTTAAAGACGGCCGGCCGCGAGGTCGGCGTTATCGGAACCATCAACTACCGCTGGAAGGGCGGTCTGGTGCCGGCCCCAAACACAACGCCCGAGTCGAGGGACGCGCAGGAGATCGTTCGCGCGATGGCCGATGACAAAGTCGATGCGCTGGTCGTGGAGGTGTCGTCGCACGGACTGAAACTGGGGCGCGTCGACGACGTAGAGTTCGATGCCGGAGTATTTACGAACCTTACGCGCGATCATCTCGATTTTCACCTCACTTTCGAGGACTACTTTGCTTCCAAACTCAGGCTCTTCGACCTCCTCGATCGTTCGGGAAAGCCCCGGCGCGCGGGGATCGTCAACTGCGACGACGAATACGGCAGGACCATCTACAACGGAAAGGGGTCCCGATCCTATCCGCTCTTCGGGTTCGGCGTCTCGGACGACGCGGACTACCGGGCGGATAAATCGAGCATCAGTAACTCCGTAGACGGCGTTTCATACCGCATAGACCGCCCGCGGCCCGGCGCCGCGATCGATCTTCGCCTCGCCGGCGGTTTCCATGTCTGCAATTCACTCGCGGCCTTCGCGGCCGCGCACGCGATCGGCATTGCGCCCGAGGCGATCGCAGCCGGTCTTACGGGCCTTTCGGCCGTTCCCGGCCGGTTCGACCGCATACGCTCCGACGAAGGCTTCGGCGTAGTCGTGGATTACGCGCACACGGACGACGCGCTCGCCAAGCTCCTCCAGTCCGCCCGCGAGCTTTCGCCGAGGAGAATCATCACGGTGTTCGGCTGCGGCGGCAACAGGGACAGGACGAAACGGCCGCTCATGGGTGAGACGGCATCGAGGCTTTCGGACGTGGTGATCGTGACGAGCGACAATCCGCGGAAGGAGGAGCCCGGCGCCATCATAAACGACATCCTTGCCGGCATGAAGGGCGCAATCTTCGACGTGGAGCCCGACCGCGAGCGCGCGATAGCAATGGCGATCGCTCTGGCGGGCGAGGGCGACATCGTGGTCATCGCCGGCAAGGGACACGAGGACTACCAGATCATCGGCGAGGAAAAGCGGCACTTCGATGACCGCGAGATCGCGATGAAATACATCGCCGCGGGGGCGAAGCGGTGA